One Dysosmobacter welbionis DNA segment encodes these proteins:
- a CDS encoding CD1247 N-terminal domain-containing protein, protein MEITEKVAYLKGLAEGMELDTEKKEGKLLAAIIDVLDDIALEIADMKADQEELYDGLDAVSDDLEDVEDAVFGEDDEDEEDVYEYEEPEEDEDCYATTCPTCEETIYFDESVLEDGEVICPNCGEKLEFDLNGLEDEDKPQDEE, encoded by the coding sequence ATGGAGATTACGGAGAAGGTCGCGTATCTGAAGGGCCTGGCTGAAGGCATGGAACTGGACACCGAGAAGAAGGAGGGCAAGCTGCTTGCCGCCATCATCGACGTGCTGGACGACATCGCCCTGGAGATCGCGGATATGAAGGCGGACCAGGAGGAGCTGTACGACGGCCTGGACGCTGTCAGCGATGACCTGGAGGATGTGGAGGACGCCGTCTTCGGCGAGGATGACGAGGACGAAGAGGATGTATACGAGTATGAGGAGCCGGAGGAGGACGAGGACTGCTACGCCACCACCTGCCCCACCTGCGAGGAGACCATCTACTTCGACGAGTCCGTCTTGGAGGACGGCGAGGTCATCTGCCCCAACTGCGGCGAGAAGCTGGAGTTCGATCTGAACGGCCTGGAGGACGAGGACAAGCCCCAGGACGAGGAATAA
- the efp gene encoding elongation factor P, producing the protein MPTITAGDFRNGVTFEKDGSVCTVVEFQHVKPGKGAAFVRTKYKNVMTGAIREESFNPTAKFEQATVERKDAEYSYNDGDLYYFMDPETYDMVPLNRDVLGDAFRFVKENTVCKLVSYKGSVFTVEVPNFMDLEVTETEPGLRGDTATNVTKPATLETGAEVKVPLFINTGDKIQIDTRTGEYIGRSKE; encoded by the coding sequence ATGCCAACGATTACTGCCGGCGATTTCCGCAATGGTGTCACTTTTGAGAAGGACGGGAGCGTTTGCACCGTGGTGGAGTTCCAGCACGTGAAGCCCGGCAAGGGCGCGGCTTTCGTGCGCACCAAGTACAAGAACGTGATGACCGGCGCCATCCGCGAGGAGTCCTTCAACCCCACCGCCAAGTTCGAGCAGGCCACTGTGGAGCGCAAGGATGCCGAGTATAGCTACAACGACGGCGACCTGTACTACTTTATGGATCCCGAGACCTACGACATGGTCCCGCTGAACCGGGACGTGCTGGGCGACGCCTTCCGCTTCGTGAAGGAGAACACCGTCTGCAAGCTGGTGAGCTACAAGGGCAGCGTGTTCACCGTGGAAGTGCCCAACTTCATGGACCTGGAGGTCACGGAGACCGAGCCCGGCCTGCGGGGCGACACCGCCACCAACGTGACCAAGCCCGCGACGCTGGAGACCGGTGCTGAGGTGAAGGTGCCTCTGTTCATCAACACGGGCGACAAGATCCAGATCGACACCCGCACCGGCGAGTATATCGGCCGCAGCAAGGAGTAA
- a CDS encoding YqeG family HAD IIIA-type phosphatase: protein MPFSLTPRWVFQYYSEITPDWLRQQGITLLLSDLDFTLAAKKTRRPDQSLRDWIAALRNAGIGFMIVSNNRSGSRVTEFCADLGVPYQGRAGKPSPRGLEAAMARAGADRVCTAMLGDKLLTDMLAANRAGVLPLMVEPVGGAVTAWQKVLHALQAPFKAICRRKMEKKS from the coding sequence ATGCCGTTTTCCCTGACGCCCCGCTGGGTGTTCCAGTATTACAGCGAGATCACGCCGGACTGGCTGCGGCAGCAGGGGATCACCCTGCTGCTCAGCGACCTGGACTTCACCCTGGCCGCCAAGAAGACCCGTCGGCCGGATCAGTCCCTGCGGGACTGGATCGCCGCCCTCCGCAATGCGGGGATCGGTTTCATGATCGTCTCCAACAACCGCTCCGGCAGCCGGGTGACGGAGTTCTGCGCGGACCTGGGGGTGCCTTATCAGGGCCGTGCAGGAAAGCCCAGTCCCAGGGGCCTGGAGGCCGCCATGGCACGGGCTGGGGCGGACCGGGTCTGCACCGCCATGCTGGGGGACAAGCTGCTGACGGATATGCTGGCCGCCAACCGGGCCGGAGTCCTGCCTCTGATGGTGGAGCCGGTGGGCGGCGCCGTGACGGCATGGCAGAAGGTGCTCCACGCTCTCCAGGCCCCGTTTAAGGCTATCTGCCGCCGCAAAATGGAAAAAAAGTCCTGA
- the rpsU gene encoding 30S ribosomal protein S21, with translation MSEIHVKDGESIDSALKRFKRSCAKAGVIAEVRKREHYESPSVKRRKKSEAARKNKKRYY, from the coding sequence ATGTCTGAGATCCATGTGAAGGACGGCGAGTCCATCGACAGCGCGCTGAAGCGTTTCAAGCGCAGCTGCGCCAAGGCCGGCGTCATCGCGGAAGTGCGGAAGAGAGAGCATTATGAGAGCCCCAGCGTCAAGCGCCGCAAGAAGTCTGAGGCCGCTCGCAAGAACAAGAAGCGCTATTATTGA
- the leuS gene encoding leucine--tRNA ligase: protein MKYDFASIEKKWQQKWLEEKPFTAVTGDKTREKFFGLIEFPYPSGQGLHVGHARPFTAMDIICRKKRMQGYNVLFPIGYDAFGLPTENYAVQHHIHPAKVTHDNIENFRKQLHMLGYSFDWDREVNTTDPSYYKWTQWIFLQMFKKGLAYKASMPVNWCTSCKIVLANEEVVDGVCERCGGQVIRKEKSQWMLAITKYADRLIDDLDDLDFIERVKIQQKNWIGRSEGTEVDFTATNGDKLTVYTTRCDTLFGVTYMVISPEHPYLQQWKDQIQNWDAVAAYIEEAARKSDFERGELNKEKTGVRLEGIEAVNPASGKHVPLFVSDYVLMGYGTGIVMGVPGHDQRDWEFATKFGLPIVEVVQGGDITKEAFTLKDDTGIMVNSGFLDGLTVKEAIPTMKKWVTEQGIGRPKTNFKLRDWVFSRQRYWGEPIPLVNCPKCGWVPLPEEQLPLLLPEVDSYEVTDTGESPLSKMTDWVNTTCPKCGGPAQRETDTMPQWAGSSWYFLRYMDPHNDKAFASKEALDYWSPVDWYNGGMEHTTLHLLYSRFWHKFLYDIGAVPTKEPYAKRTSHGMILGEGGEKMSKSRGNVVNPNDIVDQYGADTMRLYIMFIGDFEKAATWSNDAVKGSKRFLDRVWNLAESASDSYDVTPANEAVIHKTIKKVTEDVDSLKMNTAIAAMMTMVNELNANGCTRGDLKYLLLLLNPFAPHITEELWENLGFAAQTGKMCCQAEWPVADESKTVASTVELAVQVNGKLKGTISMPTDSEEKAVVDAALAVEKVRKATEGMQIIKTILVKNRLVNLIVKPAK from the coding sequence ATGAAATACGATTTTGCCAGCATTGAGAAAAAGTGGCAGCAGAAGTGGCTGGAGGAGAAGCCCTTCACCGCCGTCACGGGGGACAAGACTCGGGAGAAGTTCTTCGGCCTGATCGAGTTCCCCTATCCCTCCGGCCAGGGGCTCCACGTGGGCCACGCACGGCCCTTCACCGCCATGGACATCATCTGCCGGAAGAAGCGGATGCAGGGCTACAACGTCCTGTTCCCCATCGGCTATGACGCCTTCGGCCTGCCCACAGAGAACTACGCCGTTCAGCACCACATCCACCCCGCCAAGGTGACCCACGACAACATCGAGAACTTCCGCAAGCAGCTCCACATGCTGGGCTACTCCTTCGACTGGGACCGGGAGGTGAACACCACCGACCCCAGCTACTACAAGTGGACCCAGTGGATCTTCCTGCAGATGTTCAAGAAGGGGCTGGCCTACAAGGCTTCCATGCCCGTCAACTGGTGCACCAGCTGCAAGATCGTCCTGGCCAATGAGGAGGTCGTGGACGGTGTGTGCGAACGCTGCGGCGGCCAGGTCATCCGCAAGGAGAAGAGCCAGTGGATGCTGGCCATCACCAAGTACGCCGACCGGCTCATCGACGACCTGGACGACCTGGACTTCATCGAGCGGGTGAAGATCCAGCAGAAGAATTGGATCGGCCGGTCCGAGGGCACGGAGGTGGACTTCACCGCCACCAACGGCGACAAGCTGACGGTCTACACTACCCGGTGCGACACGCTGTTCGGCGTGACCTATATGGTCATCTCCCCGGAGCATCCCTATCTCCAGCAGTGGAAGGACCAGATCCAGAACTGGGATGCTGTGGCCGCCTATATCGAGGAGGCCGCCCGCAAGTCCGACTTTGAGCGGGGCGAGCTGAACAAGGAGAAGACCGGCGTCCGGCTGGAGGGCATCGAGGCCGTCAACCCCGCCAGCGGCAAGCACGTGCCCCTGTTCGTCTCCGACTACGTGCTGATGGGCTACGGCACCGGCATCGTCATGGGCGTGCCGGGCCACGACCAGCGTGACTGGGAGTTCGCCACCAAGTTCGGCCTGCCCATCGTGGAGGTGGTCCAGGGCGGAGACATCACCAAGGAGGCCTTCACCCTGAAGGACGACACCGGCATCATGGTGAACTCCGGCTTCCTGGACGGCCTCACCGTGAAAGAGGCAATTCCCACCATGAAGAAGTGGGTGACGGAGCAGGGCATCGGCCGTCCCAAGACCAACTTCAAGCTCCGGGACTGGGTGTTCAGCCGCCAGCGTTATTGGGGCGAGCCCATCCCCCTGGTGAACTGCCCCAAGTGCGGCTGGGTCCCCCTGCCGGAGGAGCAGCTGCCCCTGCTGCTGCCGGAGGTGGACTCCTATGAGGTCACCGACACCGGCGAGAGCCCCCTCAGCAAGATGACTGACTGGGTGAACACCACCTGCCCCAAGTGCGGCGGCCCCGCCCAGCGGGAGACCGACACCATGCCCCAGTGGGCTGGCTCCAGCTGGTACTTCCTGCGGTATATGGATCCCCACAACGACAAGGCATTCGCCTCCAAGGAGGCCTTGGACTACTGGTCTCCCGTGGACTGGTACAACGGCGGCATGGAGCACACCACCCTGCATCTGCTGTACTCCCGGTTCTGGCACAAGTTCCTGTATGACATCGGCGCCGTGCCCACCAAGGAGCCCTATGCCAAGCGCACAAGCCACGGCATGATCCTGGGCGAGGGCGGCGAGAAGATGTCCAAGTCCCGGGGCAACGTGGTGAACCCCAACGACATCGTGGACCAGTACGGCGCCGACACCATGCGCCTCTATATCATGTTCATCGGCGACTTTGAGAAGGCCGCAACCTGGTCCAACGACGCGGTGAAGGGCTCCAAGCGGTTCCTGGACCGGGTGTGGAATCTGGCGGAGAGCGCCTCCGACAGCTATGATGTGACCCCCGCCAACGAGGCCGTCATCCACAAGACCATCAAGAAGGTCACAGAGGATGTGGACAGTCTGAAGATGAACACCGCCATCGCCGCCATGATGACCATGGTGAACGAGCTGAACGCCAACGGCTGCACCCGGGGCGACCTGAAGTATCTGCTCCTGCTGCTGAACCCCTTCGCCCCCCACATCACCGAGGAGCTGTGGGAGAACCTGGGCTTCGCCGCCCAGACGGGCAAGATGTGCTGCCAGGCGGAGTGGCCCGTGGCGGATGAGAGCAAGACCGTGGCCTCCACAGTGGAGCTGGCCGTCCAGGTAAACGGCAAGCTGAAGGGCACCATCTCCATGCCAACCGACAGTGAGGAGAAGGCCGTGGTGGATGCCGCCCTGGCGGTGGAGAAGGTCCGGAAGGCCACCGAAGGGATGCAGATCATCAAGACCATCCTGGTGAAGAACCGGCTGGTGAACCTGATCGTCAAGCCCGCGAAATAA
- a CDS encoding GNAT family N-acetyltransferase, which translates to MNTPTLETGRLILRKFTERDLEWLFLILHDKEVNQFLPWYPIDSIEEAKKFYEERYASKYVQPQAYAYAICLKTDDHPIGYIKVDMEEHHDFGYGLRREFWHQGLVTEAGKAVIAQVKKDGLPYITATHDRNNPRSGGVMRNVGMKYQYSYEEQWQPKNFLVTFRMYQLNLDGNTDRVYKKYWDQSAAHFIEPNV; encoded by the coding sequence ATAAACACGCCCACATTGGAAACCGGGCGTTTGATCTTGAGGAAATTCACAGAGCGCGATCTGGAATGGCTGTTTCTGATTCTCCATGACAAGGAAGTCAATCAATTCCTGCCCTGGTATCCGATAGACAGCATAGAAGAAGCCAAGAAATTCTATGAAGAAAGATACGCTTCAAAATATGTCCAGCCGCAGGCATACGCTTACGCGATCTGCTTGAAAACGGACGATCATCCCATCGGCTACATAAAAGTGGATATGGAGGAACATCACGATTTCGGATATGGGCTTCGCAGGGAATTCTGGCATCAGGGACTTGTCACAGAAGCGGGCAAAGCGGTGATCGCCCAAGTGAAAAAGGACGGCCTGCCTTATATCACAGCAACGCATGACCGAAACAACCCAAGAAGCGGCGGCGTTATGCGGAACGTTGGAATGAAGTACCAATATTCTTACGAAGAACAGTGGCAGCCCAAGAATTTTCTGGTTACATTTCGGATGTACCAACTGAATCTTGATGGGAATACAGATCGGGTTTACAAAAAATATTGGGACCAATCTGCTGCCCATTTTATAGAACCGAACGTGTGA
- a CDS encoding helix-turn-helix transcriptional regulator: MAFSSIIMLPLLLLFLAIWAGLIYLLILLIRALRKYLRGGEARREKAETRRTLGEVLKAHRMRCQMTQEFVAEALGVSRQAVSKWETGTADPSTSNLLALAKLFGVPAEELLHQATGGGV, encoded by the coding sequence ATGGCATTCAGTTCCATTATCATGCTCCCGCTGCTGCTCCTGTTTCTGGCCATCTGGGCAGGGCTCATTTATCTGCTGATCCTGCTGATCCGGGCCCTGCGGAAGTACCTGCGGGGCGGGGAGGCCCGCAGGGAAAAAGCGGAGACCCGCCGCACCTTGGGAGAGGTCCTCAAGGCCCACCGGATGCGCTGCCAGATGACCCAGGAGTTCGTGGCGGAGGCCCTGGGGGTCAGCCGGCAGGCGGTCAGCAAATGGGAGACCGGCACGGCGGACCCCAGCACCTCCAACCTGCTGGCCCTGGCGAAGCTCTTCGGTGTGCCAGCGGAGGAGCTGCTGCATCAGGCGACCGGCGGGGGAGTATGA
- the rsfS gene encoding ribosome silencing factor gives MTPKEMALTAAKALDEKKGGDIAAIEITEQTTLADYFVIATGNSNTQINALCGAVEKAMKEQAGEDPLRREGYRDGTWVLLDYGCVVVHVFSAEAREFYSLERLWHDGKPVDLSGVLTEN, from the coding sequence ATGACACCCAAAGAGATGGCCCTGACTGCGGCCAAAGCCCTGGACGAGAAAAAGGGCGGCGACATCGCCGCCATCGAGATCACGGAGCAGACCACCCTGGCGGACTATTTCGTCATTGCCACCGGCAATTCCAACACCCAGATCAACGCCCTGTGCGGCGCAGTGGAGAAGGCCATGAAGGAGCAGGCGGGGGAGGATCCTCTCCGCCGGGAGGGCTACCGGGACGGCACCTGGGTCCTGCTGGACTACGGCTGTGTGGTGGTCCACGTGTTCTCCGCCGAGGCCCGGGAGTTCTATTCGCTGGAGCGGCTTTGGCACGACGGCAAGCCGGTGGATCTCTCCGGTGTGCTGACGGAGAATTGA
- a CDS encoding LCP family protein gives MADQMDGKGRPPKRRSGLTRGQKGLIAAAAVLAVALAGVLAWQSLFVRPDLNTGKTEPQETEEPTDPVEEIDWGEGTRPRSDGERKSQDYYTVLILGRDTGGGGNTDTMLLASYDVTNQKATVMSIPRDTMVNVSWDIKKINSVYNTYGGGDRGIQALYKEISQLVGFEPDYQVIVEWEAVGEIVDAMGGVWFDVPRNMNYDDPLQNLHIHQEKGYRLLTGEDAMEVLRYRHDNRKNGVTLGYPEGDVGRIKTQQAFLKAMVEQLLKVENVPKVRQFIQVFQDNVETNLTFQNILWFAQAAFLGGLKAENVEFVTMPGNSSAYAYSASISKANGEYSEASYVTPYPNELLELVNTKLSPYAEVFTRSDLDMMTVNSDGSVSSSTGHVEDSNATHPRSYWQAQWTPQEPEEETPPEGETGTGTGPDAGAPETGGAAGTPGDGETTDPGGATEPGTGSIDPDTGDLIDPETGGIIDPGTGQILDPGTGQVIGQLPGGSGDPAAGESGGTAPESPDSQPSDGETAPPVDPGTSDGGTAAPDDGFIIVT, from the coding sequence ATGGCGGACCAGATGGATGGAAAAGGACGTCCCCCAAAGAGACGGTCCGGACTGACCAGGGGGCAGAAGGGGCTGATTGCCGCAGCCGCAGTTCTGGCTGTGGCCCTGGCGGGAGTTCTGGCCTGGCAGAGCCTGTTCGTCCGGCCGGACCTCAACACCGGCAAGACAGAGCCCCAGGAGACGGAAGAACCCACCGATCCGGTGGAGGAGATCGACTGGGGCGAGGGGACCCGCCCCCGCAGCGACGGGGAGCGGAAGAGTCAGGACTACTACACAGTTCTGATCCTGGGCCGGGACACGGGGGGCGGCGGCAATACGGACACGATGCTGCTGGCCAGCTACGACGTGACCAACCAGAAGGCCACGGTGATGTCCATTCCCCGGGACACTATGGTGAATGTCTCCTGGGATATCAAGAAGATCAACTCTGTCTATAATACCTATGGCGGCGGAGACCGGGGTATCCAGGCCCTGTATAAGGAGATCTCCCAGCTGGTGGGCTTTGAGCCGGATTATCAGGTGATTGTGGAGTGGGAGGCCGTGGGTGAAATCGTGGACGCCATGGGCGGCGTCTGGTTCGATGTGCCCCGGAATATGAACTATGATGATCCTCTTCAAAACCTCCATATCCATCAGGAGAAAGGCTATCGCCTGCTCACGGGCGAGGACGCCATGGAAGTCCTCCGTTACCGCCATGACAACCGCAAGAACGGCGTGACGCTGGGATACCCGGAGGGAGACGTGGGCCGCATCAAGACCCAGCAGGCGTTTTTGAAGGCGATGGTCGAGCAACTGCTGAAAGTGGAAAATGTGCCGAAAGTCCGGCAGTTCATTCAGGTATTTCAGGACAATGTGGAGACAAACCTGACGTTTCAAAACATCCTCTGGTTTGCGCAGGCCGCATTTTTAGGTGGCCTGAAGGCGGAGAACGTGGAATTCGTCACCATGCCGGGTAACAGCAGTGCTTATGCTTACAGCGCGTCTATCAGCAAGGCGAACGGCGAATACTCGGAGGCCTCTTATGTGACCCCCTATCCCAATGAACTGCTGGAGCTGGTGAACACCAAATTGAGCCCCTACGCCGAGGTATTTACCCGCAGCGATCTGGATATGATGACCGTGAACAGCGACGGCTCCGTCAGCTCCTCCACCGGTCATGTGGAAGACAGCAACGCCACCCATCCCCGGTCCTACTGGCAGGCCCAGTGGACGCCCCAGGAGCCGGAGGAGGAGACGCCCCCGGAGGGGGAGACCGGCACAGGGACCGGCCCTGATGCCGGAGCGCCGGAGACCGGCGGGGCGGCCGGGACGCCCGGCGACGGAGAGACCACGGATCCCGGCGGAGCCACGGAGCCCGGTACGGGGAGCATCGATCCGGACACGGGAGACCTGATCGACCCGGAGACCGGCGGCATCATCGATCCCGGCACCGGGCAGATCCTGGACCCCGGTACAGGACAGGTGATCGGCCAGCTCCCGGGCGGCAGCGGAGACCCGGCGGCAGGTGAGAGCGGCGGAACCGCCCCGGAGTCGCCGGATTCCCAGCCGTCTGATGGTGAGACGGCGCCTCCTGTAGACCCCGGTACGTCCGACGGCGGAACCGCGGCCCCGGATGACGGGTTTATTATTGTAACCTGA
- a CDS encoding LCP family protein, giving the protein MDRENGKHPAGGTPKKSRPKKPKKPSRLTRQQKLLIAVAVVLAIVLIAVVACQSLFVRPDLPEKNADADSGTQEEEIDWGEGTRPRSDGERKSQDYYTVLILGRDTGGGGNTDTMLLASYDVTNQKATVMSIPRDTMVNVSWDIKRINSVYNYYGGGDRGIQYLYKEIAQLVGFEPDYQVVVEWDAVGQIVDAMGGVWFDVPRNMNYDDPYQDLHIHQEKGYRLLTGDDAMQVLRYRHDNDMRYGYPDGDLGRIKTQQAFLTAMVDQLLQIKNVTKINQFIQVFQNNVETDLSFQNILWFAQQAILGGLSMENVEFVTMPNRTASCWSRTYHNYQSYVVPSANELLELVNTKLSPYTEVFTLSDLDIMSVNSDGSISSSTGHVEDSRAARPPVKPTTPSKPEEETPTVDENGNPIDPDTGLPVTPDGGTTDPGTGGTTDPGSGTTDPGTGTTPDGGTDPGTGGGTTGPDTGEGTTGTGTDGTTDPGTGTSGTPDGGTPDAGGGTTDSGTGDSQTSGTGDGGGDAAAEEAPDDGFIIVS; this is encoded by the coding sequence GTGGATAGAGAAAACGGAAAGCATCCGGCGGGCGGGACGCCGAAAAAGAGCAGACCCAAGAAGCCGAAGAAACCGAGCCGCCTGACGCGGCAGCAGAAGCTGCTGATCGCGGTAGCCGTGGTACTGGCCATCGTGCTGATCGCGGTGGTGGCCTGCCAGAGCCTGTTCGTTCGCCCGGATCTGCCGGAGAAGAACGCGGATGCGGACAGCGGGACCCAGGAAGAGGAGATCGACTGGGGCGAAGGGACCCGCCCCCGCAGCGACGGGGAACGGAAGAGTCAGGACTATTACACGGTCCTGATCCTGGGCCGGGACACGGGGGGCGGCGGCAACACGGACACGATGCTGCTGGCCAGCTACGACGTGACCAACCAGAAGGCCACGGTGATGTCTATTCCCCGGGATACCATGGTGAATGTCTCCTGGGATATCAAGCGCATCAACTCCGTGTATAACTACTATGGCGGCGGAGACCGGGGGATCCAGTATCTCTACAAGGAAATCGCCCAGCTGGTGGGCTTTGAGCCGGACTATCAGGTGGTTGTGGAGTGGGACGCCGTGGGCCAGATCGTGGACGCCATGGGCGGCGTCTGGTTCGACGTGCCACGGAACATGAACTACGACGATCCTTATCAGGACCTTCACATCCACCAGGAGAAGGGCTACCGCCTGCTCACGGGGGACGACGCCATGCAGGTGCTCCGCTACCGCCACGACAACGACATGCGCTACGGCTATCCGGACGGCGATCTGGGCCGCATCAAGACCCAGCAGGCGTTTCTGACCGCCATGGTGGACCAGCTGCTGCAGATCAAGAACGTCACAAAGATCAACCAGTTCATCCAGGTGTTCCAGAACAATGTGGAGACAGACCTGAGCTTCCAGAATATCCTATGGTTTGCCCAGCAGGCGATTCTGGGTGGGCTGAGCATGGAGAACGTGGAGTTTGTCACCATGCCCAACCGGACCGCATCCTGCTGGAGCCGCACCTATCACAACTATCAATCCTACGTGGTGCCCAGCGCGAATGAGCTGCTGGAGCTGGTGAACACCAAGCTGAGTCCTTATACGGAGGTATTCACCCTCAGCGACTTGGACATTATGTCCGTCAACTCTGACGGCAGCATCAGCTCGTCCACCGGCCATGTGGAAGACAGCCGGGCGGCCCGGCCGCCGGTGAAGCCTACCACGCCCAGCAAGCCGGAGGAGGAGACGCCCACGGTGGATGAGAACGGTAATCCCATCGATCCGGACACCGGCCTGCCGGTGACGCCGGATGGCGGAACCACGGACCCGGGGACGGGCGGGACCACAGACCCGGGCTCTGGCACGACGGATCCCGGAACAGGGACAACGCCCGACGGCGGGACAGATCCCGGCACCGGCGGCGGGACCACAGGACCTGACACCGGAGAAGGAACCACCGGCACCGGCACCGACGGGACCACCGATCCGGGTACGGGCACAAGCGGGACTCCGGACGGCGGCACGCCTGACGCAGGCGGAGGAACGACCGATTCGGGCACTGGAGACAGCCAGACCTCCGGCACCGGAGATGGAGGCGGCGATGCTGCCGCAGAAGAGGCTCCGGATGACGGCTTTATCATCGTGAGCTGA
- the yqeK gene encoding bis(5'-nucleosyl)-tetraphosphatase (symmetrical) YqeK: MKIGVYGGTFNPPHLGHVTAARAVFELLKLDLLLLVPDREPPHKALPAGSPTPEQRLEMTRLAGEQLGLGDRVQVLDLELKRTGRSYTSDTLAQLKERYPEDELWLLMGTDMFLTIQTWHEAEKILSLAGIATFGRTEADTEELFSVQRDYLYRTYPQARIFTLTIPGVVDVSSTDLRTMLAKGEGVNLLPPAVYGYILREGLYGTRADLKRLPLRELRPIALSYLKNKRIPHVLGTEQEAIRLAERYGADVEKARVAALLHDCTKKLNMEEQLELCGRYGIQLDELEQKALKLLHAKTGAAIARDVFGVDDEIYNAIWWHTTGHAHMTLLEKVIYLADYIEPSRNFPGVDKLRAVCYKDLDEGLLMGLEMTIEEMTEMGNPVHHATIEARDALKG, encoded by the coding sequence ATGAAGATCGGCGTTTACGGCGGGACGTTCAACCCGCCCCACCTGGGCCATGTGACCGCGGCCCGGGCGGTATTCGAGCTGCTGAAGCTGGACCTGCTGCTGCTGGTCCCGGACCGGGAGCCACCCCACAAGGCGCTGCCAGCGGGCAGCCCCACTCCGGAACAGCGGCTTGAGATGACCCGCCTGGCGGGGGAGCAGCTGGGCCTGGGGGACCGGGTCCAGGTACTGGATCTGGAGCTGAAGCGGACGGGGCGGAGCTATACCTCCGACACCCTGGCCCAGCTGAAGGAGCGGTACCCGGAGGACGAGCTGTGGCTGCTGATGGGCACGGACATGTTCCTCACCATCCAGACCTGGCACGAAGCGGAGAAGATTCTGTCCCTGGCGGGGATCGCCACCTTCGGCCGAACGGAGGCGGACACGGAGGAGCTGTTCTCCGTTCAGCGGGACTATCTGTACCGGACATATCCCCAGGCCCGGATCTTCACCCTCACCATCCCCGGCGTGGTGGATGTGTCCTCCACAGACCTGCGAACCATGCTGGCGAAGGGAGAGGGCGTGAATCTCCTGCCTCCGGCGGTGTACGGCTATATCCTGCGGGAGGGACTGTACGGCACCCGGGCGGATTTGAAGCGCCTGCCCCTGCGGGAGCTGCGGCCGATAGCTCTGAGTTATTTGAAAAACAAGCGCATCCCCCACGTGCTGGGCACGGAGCAGGAGGCCATCCGTCTGGCGGAGCGGTACGGCGCCGATGTGGAGAAGGCCCGGGTAGCGGCACTGCTGCACGACTGCACAAAAAAGCTGAACATGGAGGAGCAGCTGGAACTGTGCGGCCGGTACGGCATCCAGCTGGACGAGCTGGAGCAGAAGGCCCTGAAGCTTCTCCACGCCAAGACCGGCGCGGCCATCGCCCGGGACGTGTTCGGTGTGGACGATGAAATCTACAACGCCATCTGGTGGCACACCACGGGCCATGCCCACATGACCCTGCTGGAAAAAGTGATCTATCTGGCGGATTATATCGAGCCCTCCCGGAATTTTCCGGGGGTAGACAAACTCCGCGCTGTGTGTTATAAAGACCTGGACGAGGGCCTGCTGATGGGCCTGGAGATGACCATCGAAGAGATGACCGAAATGGGAAACCCTGTGCACCACGCCACCATTGAGGCGCGGGACGCATTGAAAGGATAG
- a CDS encoding GNAT family N-acetyltransferase → MELTFRTAGIGDLELLTESRLRAIRTYRHLSETAALPHGLPDAVRDYYRQALASGSHIALLALAGERLAATGGLDLRREMPSYHNPAGLSGHIMNIWTDPAFRGRGIAWRMLDLLTAAACERGCLTVSLHTTAMGRPLYQRYGFTATDDEMELELPAEKSEP, encoded by the coding sequence ATGGAACTGACGTTCCGCACTGCCGGGATCGGGGATCTGGAGCTCTTGACGGAGAGCCGCCTCCGGGCCATCCGGACCTACCGGCACCTTTCGGAGACGGCGGCGCTGCCGCATGGCCTGCCGGATGCGGTCCGGGATTACTACCGCCAGGCCCTGGCGTCCGGCAGCCACATTGCGCTTCTGGCGCTGGCGGGAGAGCGGCTGGCCGCCACCGGCGGCCTGGACCTCCGCCGGGAGATGCCCTCCTATCACAATCCCGCGGGTCTGTCCGGCCATATTATGAACATCTGGACGGATCCTGCCTTCCGAGGCCGGGGGATCGCATGGCGGATGCTGGATCTCCTCACGGCAGCGGCCTGTGAGCGGGGCTGTTTGACGGTTTCTCTCCACACCACCGCCATGGGCCGCCCGCTGTATCAGCGGTATGGCTTCACCGCCACGGATGACGAGATGGAGTTGGAGCTTCCGGCGGAAAAATCTGAACCATAA